The nucleotide sequence TGATCCCGGTGACGTTCGTCGAGGACCGCGATGGTCGGGCGCTCGTCCGGCTGCCGAACGGGTCGAAGACGTCGATCGAGTACGACGTGCTTGACGCCCGAGCAGCCCTGACGCACTTCATCCGGTCGGTCGACGGCCGAGGCGTCACGGCCTTGTGCATGATCTGTCGCGACCTTCAGGAGACCGACGGTTGGAGTGAGGCTGTGGCTGCTGCGGAGCGTCACCACCGCGCCGATCACGAGTCTCGCACTTGAATACGACACTAGAAGCGCGTCCTGCCGTCGGGCTGGCCTCGGGCTGGCCAGCGTCGAGGACGCCAAGCGGCATCGTCATCGCGTCCGTCGTCTTCTCGACGTAGGTCATGCGCCCCGTGATCGCCAGAAAGATGCCCCACAACTCCGATATCGGCATCTCAATGCCTCGGCGATCCTTTCCGAGTAATTGGTCAGTTCGCGCGTCAAGGCAACCACAGCTGACTCCGGGCTAGGCATCGACCCAGTTTCGTCGTGCTCGGCTATTTCAGTCCCTCGAACTGCGCTTGGCCTTCCGCAGTGTGAAGGCGGAGCCTCCACCCTCGCCGTCCTCGAAGATCACGGCGCCCTTGTCCGGATCGGCGGGTTCGGGCCGCGACTGCACCCTCGACTATGAAGAGACAGGAAACCACGGGCTGGGCTACTGCCTCACCGTATTGAGCCGCGGGTCCTTTAGCCCGTAGTACCAACGGTGTGAGTGGCCGCCTGAACCCTGACCGTGTGGCCATTACGGAACTGGACGTGTCCGTGCCCGGCACGTCGGCCTATACTGGATTCAGGGGAGTTGTCCATCACTCGCAGCGAGGGAAGGGGTGATGCGGCGTGATCGATTATAACTGGTCCAATCCGCGCTGCTTCGCTGGAGTGTGTTTGGGAATGCGCCAGTCAGAAGTCCCGGAAGTTCTACCCGGCGGTGTTTGGGAGTTTCTGGAACCAGATCTCGATCCAGCGCGCGAGTCCCCCTTCTGGATTGTGAGGAACATGGGGCTGATGGTCAGTTGTACGCAAGAGATCGTCGTAGGAATCAGCAGTTCCTCACACTTCATTTTCCGCGGCGTTGACTTGATTGGCCTATCGCTCGAACGGGCACTGGAGGTTTTGGGGCATCCGGATGCCGCTCCTGCGGATAGCGAAGAGGATGAATGCACTTTCGTGGAGACCTCTGCCGGCGTCGAGCTGATGTCCAGGGATGGAGTGATCTCCTTGGCGGAGATCGGTGATCCTGAGTTGATTTCAGAAGACTGACTCAGGCTGTCGTCTGTCTGCGGTGCGCCGGGATGGGATGTCTCTCCGCGACTACGTCAACTGCGCACCCGGCAGCCACGGGCAGTGCCAGAGATGATCGGCCTGAACACCCGCGACGCCCGCCCCTCGCGTTCACCCACGAGATCTTCGCAGACGCGATGGGTGAGAGGACCAGCGTAGTCGGGCGAACGGCCCAGACTTCTGAACGTTTCTGACCGCGCACCCGCTCAGGCCTCCTCCAAGGCGCTCTCAGCCGCTCACAGCAAGATCACGATTCCAGGAAGAACATGCAGGTCAGATGCCATATCGGCGGGTGGCCAGGGGCGGGGTCGAACCGCCGACCTTCCGATTTTCAGAAGGACGACCGATCATGATCAACGTTGCGCTGACCTGCAATGATGCGGCTGACTGCATAATTGATCTTCAATTCTGGCGCGGATCCGGCGCGGTCAGCCACAGCCAGTTGGGCACGTCTGGTGACGGCTGGACGCCGGCCCTGCCTGGACCCATGCGGAGGTGGAGGGCTGTGGTCGGTGCGAGTAGTCCTGGTCATGCCCACGGACCGTCGAGGTCGATGGTGATGTCGACGAGCTCGACCGCGCCGTCCGGCGCGAGTTGTCCGACTACCGCGATCATGGGAACGACTCGACCGGCCTGGATCAGGAGTCGGTACTCGGGCCGGCCGGGGAACTGCTCGGGAAGGGTGTCCCATCCGGTGGCGAACTTCTCGACGATCGCCAACAGCTCGTACGCCTCGAACTCGGCCGATGTGGGTTCGTCGTTGGCGCCGCGCTCGTCACCCAGTTGGGCGTCGATCACGGCGAAGAAGTCCGGGGTTGCCCGAACGATGCGGCGAATCACAGCCGCAGTCAGGAGGCGTTGCCGCGTAGCCGGGCCTCTCGGTCGAGAATCCGCTGCCGCTGCGCCTCGAGTGCCGGCTCGAACTCCTCAGGTACCTCGTCGAGGTCGTAGATGATCGAGTCCTCAAAGGACTGGTCGCGCTCGGCAGGCGTCATCGCCTCGAGCTCACTGACCGTGATGACCCGCATCTGCCCTCCACCCGTTCGATCCTCACTACAGCGTAGCCAGCACCCCCGACAACGTCTTGTCTTGTCCGAGGGCACACGCATCCGCCCATGAACGACGAGAGCGGCTGCATGTCGCCGATGCTGCGCCAGCAGCAGGTCGGTGGTGTCGTCGTCGGTCACGACCAGGGGTTGAGTCTCGACTGGGCGGCCGCGATGCGACGTCTGGCCCTTCGATGATGACCACACGGCTCGGTACAGGTCCCGGTACTGCATGCAGACCTGGCGCGCCTGCGACGTCGTGAACGTCGCCGGGAGATCCACCAACCCGACCATGAATGAAGCCCTACTCCCTTGCTGGTCGTAAGGACAGGAATTCATACATAGCGCTCGTGTCCCGTCATCACGATGTCAGTGGACGGCTCGGGCACTGCTGACAACCTGGAGCGATTCATCCTCCCCAGCGAGGCTGGCCCGGCCTGGCCGCCCCTCGCTGTCCGTGGCCATGAGAAAGTCCCCACTGGTGGCCAGGTGGTGGTCCCCGCTGGTGGCCGGTTAGAAGTCCCCACTCCTCGCGTGTCCTGTCCGGGGTGAGTGGCCCTGCGCGGTGACGGTGTCGGTGCCAACCAGACATCGGATCGACCGCGCAGGGGTGCCTGTATTGAAGAACGCGAGGGAACGGATGGACATCTTGGCTGCCTACCGTGAGGTGGGGAGTTATCGAGCGGCCGCAGTGATCTGCGGGACGACGCACAAGACGGTGCGGCGGGTCGTCGAACGACACAACGCCGGTGATGGCGGATCGGAACGCCAGGGCCGGGGCCACAACTACGACGAGGTCAGCTCGCTGGTCGCGGACAAGGTCCGCGCGACGCACGGGAAGATCAGCGCGAAGCGGCTGTTACCGGCTGCCCGCGCAGCGGGCTATGGGGGTCGGCCCGCAACTTCCGGCGGCTGGTCGCGGCGCAGAAGGCGGCCTGGCGGCGGGGTCATCATCGGGGCCGTCGTCCGGCGGTGTGGACGCCCGGGGACACGCTGGTGATCGATTGGGGTGTCCAGGCGGGGGTGCACGTGTTCTGCGCGGTGTTGGCCTGGTCGCGGATCCGGTTCGTCCGGTTCGCCGCCGACGAGAAGGCGTCCACCACACTCGGGCTGCTCGCAGAGTGCTTCGAGGTCCTCGGTGGGGTCCCGAAGACCGTGTTGGCCGACCGGATGGGCTGCCTGAAGGCTGGGGTGGTCGCCGATGTGGTGGTTCCGACCGCGGACTATGTCCGGTTCGCCACCCACTACGGGTTCCGGCCGGACTTCTGCCAGGCCGCGGATCCGGAGTCGAAAGGGATCGTGGAGGCGCTGGTCGGGTATGCCAAGCGGGACCTGATGGTGCCGGCCGAACCGTCGGTGAGTGATCTGGGCGGCGCGAACCGGGCCGCCGGCCACTGGTGCGCCGAGGTCAACACGGTGGTCCATTCGGAGATCTGCGCCGTCCCCGCCGAGCGGCTCGAGGCCGAACGGGACCTACTCGGGCCGTTGCCGTCGCTGCGGCTCGAGGTCGGCGCTGCGCCGATCAGCCGCAAGGTCGACAAGCTGTCCTGTGTCCGGTTCGGGTCGGCCCGCTACTCGGTCCCGAACCGGCTCATCGGCACCAGCGTGCTGCTCACCGTGCTGGACGCGCGGGTGCAGGTGCTGGAGGCGTTCACCGGTGAGGTCGTCGCCGAACACACCCTGGTCGCCCCGGGTGAGACCAGCATCCTTGATGAGCACTACGGCTCGACCCGCCCGGACAAGCCACGTCGCGCGCCGCGACCGAAAACCGTTGTGGAGAAACGGTTCCTGGCCCTGGGTGAGGTCGCTGAGGCGTTCCTGGTCGGTGCGGCCGCGGCCGGGGTGAGCCGGCTGCCCGGCGAGCTGGAACAGATCCTGGTCCTGCACGATGCCCACGGCCACGAGGCGTTGCTCGCGGCGCTGGCCCGGGCGGTCGAGTTCGGGCGGTGGCGCGCCGACGACGTCCGCTCCATCCTCGCCGCCGCCGGTGCCGCACCCACACCGCGCCCGGCGGGCGAAGCCTTGGTCATGACCCTGCCCTCGGTGCCGACCCGGTCCCTGGCCGACTACGCGATCGGTGGTGAGTTGTCGTGACCACCGCAGCGCCGCCGCTGGCCGCCGACCTCAACGAGGGCCTGAAACGGCTGAAGATGGCCGCGATGCGTCGTCTCGCCCCCGAGCTGCTCATCACCGCCAAGACCCAACGCTGGAGCCCGGAGGAGTTCCTGCGCACCCTGGTCGAGGCCGAGATCACCGCCCGCGATGAGTCCAATGCCCGCAACCGGATGCGGTCGGCGGCGTTCCCGGTGGTCAAGACGCTGGAGGAGTTCGACGTCGCCGCATCCTCCATCCCGAAGGCAACGTTCGACTACCTCGCATCCCTGGAGTGGATCCGCGGCAAGGAGAACACCTGTTTCATCGGGCCGGCCGGCACCGGCAAATCGCATTGCCTGGTCGCTCCGGGGTCGCCGCCGTCGAGGCCGGACACCGCGTCCGCTACTACACCGCCGCCGACCTCGTCGAAACCCTCTACCGCGCCCTGGCCGACAACTCCGTCGGCAGAGTGATCGAGAACCTGCTGCGCAACGACGTCGTCCTGGTCGACGAACTCGGGTTCGCGCCCCTGGACGACACCGGCGCCCAACTGCTGTTCCGGTTCGTCGCCGCCGCCTACGAACGTCGCTCCCTGGGCATCGGCTCGCACTGGCCGTTCGAGTCCTGGGGCCGGTTCCTGCCCGAACACACCACCGCCGTCAGCCTCCTCGACCGGCTCCTGCACCACTGCCACACCGTGGTCACCGACGGCGACTCCTACCGGATGAAACAAGCCCGAGCCCGGGGAGGTGCCACCAAGAACACACGCTGATCAACCCCGAGGAGTGGGGACTTCCAACTGGCCACCAACGGGGACCACAACCTGGCCATTGACACTCGCGGCGCTCGCCGACCACGACTTCAGTGCTGCGGCGTTGCGTCAAGCAGCTCAGCGAGGTCGCCTGGGCGCCCTGCACGGCCCGGACGGCGTGTGGCGCAGTTTCCGCAAGGCTGTCGAGGCCTACCGGCAGACGCGACACAGGCGACGGCCCCACGCGAGACGTTGCACCAGACTGAAACTGAGACGGACCCACCCGGAGCGGATCAAGAAACCCGGTAAACCTGCAGGTCAGAGAGGTGGCCAGGGGCGGGGTCGAACCGCCGACCTTCCGATTTTCAGTCGGACGCTCGTACCAACTGAGCTACCTGGCCGCGACATCCTGCGCCGTCCGGGTGGGAGCGTGGGCGCCGCAAGAGCGTCGCAAGCATACCCACCGGCGGGCTGTCGGTCGAACCAATCATCGACGACGATGCTGCCCATGCGGCGCCCGAGCGGACAGGCCAGACGTTCCCGGGTGCCGTCGTCCACTCTGGCGGTGGTGGCCTTCGCCGGCCTGATGATCCTCGGCGCCCTCATCGGGTTCGTGGTGCCCCGGCTGTGGCACGGCCTGGGGTCGGTTGGGACGGCGGCATGGCTCGCGCTCACAGCCGGTGCGCTCACGGCGCTGCTCGTGCTGGCCGCCCTGCTCACCTGGGCACGCCGGATGCGTTGGCCCGCGCGGCTCGCCCTTCTGGTCGCCGTGGCCGTGACGCTCTATGGCCTCGGTCTGCCGACCGGTCTCGCCACGGCCGCCGTGTTCCCGCCCCGGGCCGACCTGGGCAACCGAACCCCCGCCGATCTCGGCCTGGCCGGCGCCGAGGTCCGGTTCACCACGGCCGACGGGGTCCGGCTCGCCGGCTGGTACGTGCCGTCGTCCACTGGTGCGGCGGTGGCCGTCGTTCCCGGGGCGACGTCGTCCCGCACGGGCGTGCTCGGGCAGGCCGCGGTGCTCGCCCGGCGCGGCTACGGGGTGCTGTTGGTCGACCCGCGGGGGATGGGCCACAGTGACGGCCACGGGATGAACCTCGGCTGGACTGGTGATCTCGACCTCGTTGCGGCCGTCGACTTCCTCGCGGCCCGGCCCGACGTGCGCCCGACCCGGATCGGGCTGCTGGGCGAATCCCTGGGCGGCGAGATGGCGATCGGCTCCGCCGGGACCGATCCGCGGGTTGGCGCCGTGGTCGCCGAGGGCGCGACCAACCGGGTCGCGGCCGACAAGGCCTGGCTGACCTCGGTCTACGGCGTCCGCGGCACCGCCCAGCGCGCCGTCGATCACGTGACTCAGACCCTCACCAGCCTCGCGAGCGGCACGGCGCCGCCGGCATCCCTCGCCTCGTCGGCGCGTGCGACGGCGCCGCGTCCAATCCTGCTCGTCGCGGCGGGCGAGGTGCCCGACGAGCAGCACGCCGCGACCTGGATCGCCGCCAGTCGATCCCACGTCTCGATCTGGGTGGTGCCGGGCGCTCAGCACACGGGTGGGCTCACCGCTCAACCTCGGGAATGGGAGAAGCGCGTGATCGATTTCTTCGATCACGCGCTTCGTTGAGCGACCCCGACGGGACTCGAACCCGCGACCTCCGCCGTGACAGGGCGGCGCGCTAACCAACTGCGCTACGGGGCCTTGGTGGTACCAAGACCTTCTTGCGTGCCCCCAACGGGATTCGAACCCGTGCTACCGCCTTGAAAGGGCGGCGTCCTAGGCCTCTAGACGATGAGGGCGTCAGCGACGACCCCAGACGTCCAGGACCCGTCGAGGACGTCCACAGCATAGGGGTACGCGGCCACCATCTCCAAAGCGCGAGTTGACTCACGTCGAATGCCCGCGTGGGTGGGGTCGTTGACTCATCGGTGGATGCCCGCGTGGGTCAGGCTCGCTCGATGGGGTTGACCATGGTGCAGCGCAGGGCGGTGTTGGCCTCGCAGGTGGCGGCGTGGGCGAAGGCCACCAAGGTCGAGAAGTCGGCCATCCTGATCATCTGGTGGCGGTCAACGGGTGGCATCGTGACCACGCCCGCAAGATGATCCGGGCGGCCGTGGCCGATGGTGGCAGCGACCGGGCGGTCGGTCAGCGGCGGGCGGCCCGGGCACCGGTCTACACCTACGACGAGGCGGCGATCACGGCGTTGGCGACGTGTTGGGCGGTGCTGGGCGGCCCGACCGGTAAACGGCTGCAACCGGCGTTGGCGGCCCTGGTCCCGGCCCTGCTGGCCCACGGTGAACTGCCCCAGGACCCGGCCGTGATCGATGCCCTGTTGGCGATGTCGGCGGCCACCATCGACCGGCGCCTGAAGACCCACCGGGTCGGCCTGGTCGCCGCCAAGGGCCGGTCCCTGACCCGACCGGGCAGCCTGTTGAAGTCCTCGATCCCGTTGAAGACCTGGCACGAATGGGACGACACGGCACCGGGGTTCATCGAGATCGACCTGGTCGGCCACGAAGGCGGCGACGCCAACGGCGCCTTCCACTACACCCTGGACGCCACCGACGTCGCCACGGGCTGGACCGAGGCGATCAGCATCGCCTCCAAAGGCGAACGGACCGTCTCAGCGGCCCTGACCCGCCTGCAGGTCCGGTTCCCGTTCGCCCTGCTGGGCATCCACTCCGACAACGGCAGCGAGTTCATCAACCACCACCTGCTGAAATGGGCCACCGACCGGCAGATCACCTTCACCCGAGGCCGGCCCTCCCACTCCAACGACCAGGCCCACATCGAGCAGAAGAACTGGACCACCGTCCGTCACGCCGTCGGCTACCACCGCTACGACACGGCCCGAGAACTGTCCCTGCTCAACGAACTCTGGCCCCTGCAAGCCCAACTGACCAACCTGTTCCTGCCCCAACAGAAACTGCTCACCAAGACCCGCGACGGCGCCAAGGTGACCAAGACCTACGACAAGGCCGCCACCCCCGCCACCCGCCTGGCCCGCGACCACCCCCACGTCCTGACCCCCACCGACGCCCACGCCCTGCGCCACCAACTCGACGTCCTCAACCCGGCCGGCCTGGCCCGCCGCATCGCCGCCGTCCAGGCCAGCCTGCTCGAGCTGGCCCGCCGCCGCGGCAGCATCCAACGCCGCGCCAAGACCAACGCCGTCTACCTGTCCAAAACCAAGATCAAACCACCCCAGGCCCCGCGGGCATCCACCGATGAGTCAACGACTCACCCCAAGCGGGCATCTTGACGTGAGTCACCAGGAAGCGATACCTGGCCCCACCCCGATCACCCGCCCGCCGTGCGCGGCGGGGCACCCGCAGCCGACCCGGCCAGGGCAGCGATGAACCCGCCCACGAAGGTGTCCCCGAGTCCCACCGTGGTGGGTGTCGGGCACTCCACCCGGAACGCGGCCTCGCAGCACACCAGCTCTCCGAGTCGGCGCTCCACCTGCTCGGCGAACCGCTCACCCCCGGAGTGGCGGGGGCCGTCGTCCACCCGGCGATGATCCGAACGGGTGAACGTGTCGCCGTGCCCGAACCGAGCCCCGGCCAGGGCATTGCCGCCGCGCAGCGCCGTCCGGTACTCGCGCGACCGGGGCCCGTACGCGAGCGACCAGGCGCTCGTGTGCACCACCAGCACCCGGGCCGGGACGACGCGCTGCAGCGCTCGCAGTGCCCCCGCCACGGCCTCGGCGTCCAGCAGGTCCACCGGCGCCCCGACGTAGGCCTGCAACTCGTCCTCGTTCATCCCCCAGACGTCCACGCGCTCGACCAGCCGTTCGCAGATCGGCCCCCGGAACGACGGCACGTGGAACCCGGCATCCTCGTAAATGACCTTCGCCGCGGGCGGCAGCCAGGCCATGGCCCGGCGCAACTCATCCAGCCGCCGTTCCAACAGCGCCGGGTTGCGCATGGCGTTGAACCCGGACACCAGGAACAGGCCGGCGCCGGCGAGCATCCGCCCCAGCTGCCGACTGAGGGCCAGGTCGCGGTTCGGTACGTCGTTGACGTAGATCAACCGATTCGCCGCGGGGGACACCACCTCCTCCTCGCCCAGGCGCACCCGAGCCCCCGCGGGGTATTGCACGATCAGGTGCGGATCGGTCGAGTCCGCTGTGGCGCTGCACACGTAGTCCACCCCGGCCGGCAGCAGCCGACGCACGTGATCGTCGATGCTCACCAGGTGCAGCGTTGCGGCCACCCCGATCCGGCTCATGGCCACCGCTGCCCGCACGTTCGTGCCCCCGAGCGCCACCCGCCGCTCGAACCGCGCCGCGACGTCCCGCACCACGGCGGACGAGGCCACGTACCGCTCGCCGCCGACGCCCTCGCGCAGAAACCCCAGGATGGAGCAGACCAGGTCGCGCTCGCTGTCGACCTCGACGTCCGTGCTGGCCTCGTGCGGTTCGATGCCGTACTCATCGACCAGGGACTGAACGACGTCCGGGTTCCACACGATCTCGTAGTCGAGGCACCCGCCGAGGCCGAGCACGAGGTCGGCCCCGGCGGCTGCGTCGTTGATCAGCGGCCCCACTC is from Kineosporiaceae bacterium and encodes:
- a CDS encoding alpha/beta fold hydrolase — protein: MPSSTLAVVAFAGLMILGALIGFVVPRLWHGLGSVGTAAWLALTAGALTALLVLAALLTWARRMRWPARLALLVAVAVTLYGLGLPTGLATAAVFPPRADLGNRTPADLGLAGAEVRFTTADGVRLAGWYVPSSTGAAVAVVPGATSSRTGVLGQAAVLARRGYGVLLVDPRGMGHSDGHGMNLGWTGDLDLVAAVDFLAARPDVRPTRIGLLGESLGGEMAIGSAGTDPRVGAVVAEGATNRVAADKAWLTSVYGVRGTAQRAVDHVTQTLTSLASGTAPPASLASSARATAPRPILLVAAGEVPDEQHAATWIAASRSHVSIWVVPGAQHTGGLTAQPREWEKRVIDFFDHALR